A stretch of Chitinophaga caeni DNA encodes these proteins:
- the trhO gene encoding oxygen-dependent tRNA uridine(34) hydroxylase TrhO, which produces MVLHNRVSAEELKKQLAAETFKRKTVSFYQYADIKDPQAFRDQLYLQLYDLKVFGRIYVAREGINAQISIPEHNYDAFVAVIYGYDFMNGIRLNVAVDDNGKSFWVLKVKTREKIVADGINDPNFNILKRGKYLNAKAFNALAEDPDTVIIDMRNHYEYEVGHFENAIEIPSDTFREQLPMAVEMMKEHKDKNIIMYCTGGIRCEKASAYMLHNGFDNVFHLEGGIIEYSNKAKEWNLQNKFRGKNFVFDDRLGERIGDEIISQCHQCGAPCDTHTNCKNEGCHLLFIQCEACAEKYRGCCSEACHEVVLLPEEEQAKLRKGIDKGQMIFNKSKQRLRPRLQEGNNPRT; this is translated from the coding sequence ATGGTATTACACAACAGGGTTTCTGCCGAGGAACTCAAAAAGCAATTAGCGGCAGAAACATTCAAGCGGAAAACCGTATCGTTTTATCAATACGCCGACATTAAAGATCCACAAGCATTCCGCGATCAATTATATCTCCAGCTGTACGACTTAAAGGTTTTCGGTAGAATTTACGTGGCCCGCGAAGGCATCAATGCTCAAATCAGCATCCCGGAACACAACTACGATGCTTTCGTAGCGGTGATTTACGGTTATGACTTCATGAATGGCATCAGGTTGAATGTGGCGGTAGATGATAATGGTAAATCCTTTTGGGTGCTAAAGGTTAAAACCAGGGAAAAAATAGTAGCCGACGGCATAAACGATCCTAATTTCAATATTCTGAAACGTGGTAAGTACTTAAATGCCAAAGCCTTCAATGCCCTGGCAGAAGATCCGGATACCGTGATCATCGATATGAGGAACCATTACGAGTACGAAGTAGGCCATTTTGAAAATGCCATAGAAATACCTTCTGATACTTTCAGAGAACAACTGCCGATGGCTGTTGAGATGATGAAAGAACATAAGGATAAGAATATCATCATGTATTGCACCGGCGGCATCCGCTGCGAGAAAGCCTCTGCTTATATGCTGCATAATGGATTCGATAACGTGTTCCACCTCGAAGGTGGCATTATTGAATACAGCAATAAGGCGAAGGAATGGAACTTACAAAATAAGTTCCGCGGTAAAAATTTCGTGTTCGATGACCGCCTGGGAGAGCGTATCGGGGATGAAATAATTTCGCAATGTCATCAATGTGGCGCCCCCTGCGATACACATACTAACTGTAAAAACGAAGGCTGCCATCTATTGTTTATTCAATGTGAGGCCTGCGCCGAAAAATACAGGGGCTGTTGTAGCGAAGCTTGCCATGAAGTGGTTCTATTACCTGAAGAAGAGCAGGCTAAACTCAGGAAAGGAATCGATAAAGGCCAGATGATCTTCAACAAATCGAAACAAAGGTTGCGGCCCAGGTTGCAAGAAGGAAATAATCCCCGCACGTAA
- a CDS encoding sensor histidine kinase, whose translation MSIKYKIALYYSLSAVLLLVTFASFSYYFSAKMRTQEYTGRLTYRAESIAKVLGDGAQIKSDVLLLDKLDQTAFQDLFLEEIMVYDPVDFDLVYTNIQDKVVQVDIRQLELLKREKYMHKQVLVTEENAEQAHEFELVGIYDTSNKIPLLVLVSAYDKFGHQNLTNLKRILLIELAVCVALLVAIGFFFAKQMVQPIIRLVRQVDKINVNNLQNAKVNIRGKNEIAQLAVNFNTMLHRLGESFNLQKSFVSNASHELRTPLAAIISQLQVAIGKDRTAEDYKQILQSVLEDAENLSELTNGLLQLAQSELGEQHFKFQAVRIDELLLDVPNLVNVQDHKKRKIEISFERMPEQDDEITCPGNESLLKILFLNLVDNACKFSPQHKALVSIDFDDSYITVKVQDDGIGIPPADLQNIFEPFYRGENTVNVRGHGLGLSICKKIVQLHRGQITVESKVGHGTTFHVKLRKS comes from the coding sequence TTGAGTATTAAGTATAAAATAGCACTTTACTATTCATTGTCAGCAGTACTTTTACTGGTGACCTTTGCCAGTTTCTCCTATTACTTCTCTGCCAAGATGAGGACACAGGAATATACGGGGCGACTCACATACCGGGCCGAATCTATTGCCAAGGTATTAGGCGATGGAGCCCAGATCAAATCGGATGTTTTATTGCTCGATAAACTTGATCAAACGGCTTTCCAGGATTTGTTCTTGGAAGAAATTATGGTGTATGACCCGGTTGATTTTGACCTGGTATATACCAATATCCAAGATAAGGTGGTGCAGGTCGACATACGCCAATTAGAGCTGTTGAAACGGGAAAAATATATGCATAAGCAGGTGCTTGTAACGGAAGAAAATGCAGAGCAAGCCCATGAGTTTGAGCTGGTTGGCATTTATGATACGTCAAATAAAATACCGTTGCTGGTGCTCGTTTCGGCTTATGATAAATTTGGCCATCAAAACCTGACCAACCTCAAGCGGATTCTATTAATAGAATTAGCTGTCTGCGTAGCTTTGCTGGTAGCAATCGGCTTTTTCTTCGCCAAGCAAATGGTACAACCTATTATCCGCTTGGTGCGGCAAGTGGATAAAATCAATGTCAACAACTTGCAAAATGCCAAGGTAAATATCAGGGGGAAGAACGAAATTGCGCAACTCGCCGTTAATTTCAATACGATGTTGCACCGCTTGGGAGAGTCCTTTAATTTGCAGAAAAGTTTCGTGAGCAATGCTTCGCACGAGTTGAGAACCCCGTTGGCTGCTATTATAAGCCAATTGCAAGTGGCTATCGGGAAGGATCGTACTGCCGAAGATTATAAACAAATATTGCAATCGGTTTTGGAGGATGCGGAGAACCTGTCCGAGCTTACGAACGGATTATTACAATTAGCACAATCCGAACTCGGTGAGCAGCATTTTAAGTTCCAAGCTGTCAGGATTGATGAATTGTTATTGGATGTTCCCAACCTGGTGAATGTCCAGGATCATAAAAAACGTAAGATCGAAATCAGTTTCGAAAGGATGCCCGAACAGGATGATGAAATAACCTGCCCAGGCAATGAAAGCCTGCTGAAAATCCTATTCCTGAACCTGGTCGACAACGCTTGTAAATTCAGTCCCCAACACAAGGCATTGGTAAGTATAGACTTCGATGATTCCTATATCACCGTGAAGGTGCAGGATGATGGTATCGGCATTCCCCCGGCGGATTTGCAAAACATTTTTGAACCGTTTTACCGCGGTGAAAACACGGTCAATGTACGTGGGCATGGATTAGGTCTATCTATATGCAAGAAAATTGTACAACTCCACCGTGGACAAATTACGGTTGAGTCTAAAGTTGGCCATGGAACAACATTTCATGTCAAGTTACGGAAATCGTGA